A genomic window from Vigna radiata var. radiata cultivar VC1973A unplaced genomic scaffold, Vradiata_ver6 scaffold_169, whole genome shotgun sequence includes:
- the LOC106779855 gene encoding lysosomal Pro-X carboxypeptidase-like, which produces MKHHSLLFFLLIFLTYSPSFSATQSWTTIPRMSPIPEWEASLHDHPVAVDAEEIKSFFFKQTLDHFNYKPESYTTFPQRYLINFKYWGGANSSAPIFAYLGAESPIDNFPNSIGFLTDNAASCNALLVYIEHRYYGKSVPFGSREEALKNASTIGYFNSAQALADYAAVLKHIKNTLHAQNSPVIVIGGSYGGMLASWFRLKYPHLAIGALASSAPILYFDNITPQNGYYSVVTRDYREASETCYKTILQSWSEIHRVASQPDGLVTLSKRFNTCHLLKQPDELINFLRLMYGYGAQYNQPPKYPVNVICGGIDGASLGSDILSRIYAGVVALKGNTTCTVNGPANESETTVGWRWQTCSEMVIPIGIGNDTMFEPNPFNLKRYVEGCKNTFGVSPRPHWITTYYGAHNIKLILGRFASNIIFSNGLKDPYSVGGVLENISDSIVAVHTVNGSHCVDLLRANQSDPEWLVKQRKKEMKIIKRWISQYYAHLHALKDNPNDS; this is translated from the exons ATGAAACACCATTccttgttattttttcttttgatatttcTCACATACTCACCCTCCTTCTCTGCAACACAATCTTGGACAACAATTCCAAGGATGAGTCCAATTCCTGAATGGGAAGCATCACTACACGATCACCCAGTTGCAGTTGATGCAGAAGAAATCAAATCATTTTTCTTCAAACAGACTTTGGATCACTTCAACTATAAGCCAGAAAGCTACACAACATTCCCACAAAGATACCTCATTAATTTCAAGTACTGGGGTGGTGCCAATTCTAGTGCCCCCATATTTGCATACCTTGGTGCTGAATCACCCATAGATAACTTCCCTAACAGCATAGGATTTTTAACTGATAATGCTGCTTCCTGCAATGCCCTCTTGGTATACATAGAG CACCGCTACTATGGGAAATCAGTGCCATTTGGATCCAGGGAAGAAGCATTGAAAAATGCAAGCACTATTGGGTATTTCAACTCAGCTCAAGCCTTAGCAGATTATGCAGCAGTGCTCAAACATATCAAGAACACATTACATGCCCAAAATTCCCCTGTGATTGTAATTGGAGGATCATATGGTGGAA TGCTTGCTTCATGGTTTAGGCTGAAATATCCCCACCTGGCCATTGGTGCTTTGGCCTCATCAGCACCAATCCTATACTTTGATAACATCACGCCACAAAATGGTTACTACTCTGTTGTCACTAGGGATTATCGA GAAGCTAGTGAGACATGTTACAAAACTATACTGCAATCTTGGAGTGAAATTCACAGAGTAGCTTCTCAACCAGATGGTTTGGTCACTCTCAGCAAGAGATTCAACACTTGCCA TTTATTAAAGCAACCTGATGAATTGATAAACTTCTTAAGGTTGATGTATGGTTATGGAGCTCAATATAATCAACCTCCAAAATATCCAGTTAATGTGATTTGTGGTGGCATTGATGGAGCTTCTCTTGGGAGTGATATCCTAAGTAGGATATATGCAGGTGTTGTTGCTCTCAAGGGAAACACCACATGCACAGTTAATGGTCCAGCTAATGAATCTGAGACAACTGTGGGATGGAGATGGCAG ACATGTAGTGAAATGGTAATACCCATCGGCATAGGAAATGATACAATGTTTGAACCTAATCCTTTCAACCTAAAGAGGTATGTGGAAGGCTGCAAGAATACTTTTGGTGTTTCACCTCGTCCTCATTGGATCACTACATACTATGGTGCACAT AATATTAAATTGATACTTGGAAGATTTGCAAGCAACATTATTTTCTCCAATGGGTTAAAGGACCCATATAGTGTTGGAGG GGTTTTGGAAAACATATCAGACAGCATTGTTGCCGTTCATACAGTTAATG GATCTCATTGTGTGGATCTTTTGCGGGCAAATCAAAGTGATCCAGAATGGTTAGTAAAACAACGAAAGAAAGAGATGAAGATAATAAAAAGGTGGATATCCCAATACTATGCTCATCTTCATGCACTCAAAGACAACCCAAATGATTCGTGA